A region of Sparus aurata chromosome 8, fSpaAur1.1, whole genome shotgun sequence DNA encodes the following proteins:
- the clpxb gene encoding ATP-dependent Clp protease ATP-binding subunit clpX-like, mitochondrial isoform X1, which produces MSCPCTSAARLFLNTAHRGLSCSRIQLFSLSRQGSRETHLPPRVRVRSFSETAVCFASKDGTTKDGGSDGGKKSISEGKRLSGSGGSGKGGSQLRCPKCGDPCTHVETFVSSTRFVKCEKCHHFFVVLSETDSKKGLNKEPESAAEAVKLAFAQKPPPPPKKIYAYLDKYVVGQSYAKKVLAVAVYNHYKRIYNNIPAGSRQQVEVEKQPSLTPRELEMRRREDEYRFTKLLQIAGISPHGNALGASMQQQASQQAPQEKRGGEVLDSTHTEIKLEKSNIILLGPTGSGKTLLAQTLARCLDVPFAICDCTTLTQAGYVGEDIESVIAKLLQDANYSVEKAQQGIVFLDEVDKIGSVPGIHQLRDVGGEGVQQGLLKLLEGTIVNVPEKNSRKLRGETVQVDTTNILFVASGAFNGLDRIISRRKNEKYLGFGTPSNLGKGRRAAAAADLANTSGETDTVAEIEEKDRLLKLVEARDLIEFGMIPEFVGRLPVVVPLHSLDEETLVRILTEPRNAVVPQYQALFSMDKCELNVNQDALRAIARMALERKTGARGLRSIMEKLLLEPMFEVPHSDIMAVELDKDVVQGKSQPRYIRAPAKETAEEEYDSGIEEENWPRQADAANN; this is translated from the exons ATGTCCTGTCCATGCACTTCGGCTGCCAGGTTGTTCCTAAACACTGCCCACAGag GATTGTCCTGCTCCCGGATCCAGTTGTTCTCTCTGAGTCGTCAGGGGTCTAGGGAAACTCATCTACCTCCCCGGGTACGGGTGAGGTCGTTTTCAGAGACTGCTGTCTGTTTTGCCTCTAAAGATGGAACAACAAAGGACGGTGGAAGTGATGGTGGAAAG AAAAGCATCAGTGAGGGGAAGAGACTATCTGGCTCTGGAGGATCAGGCAAGGGGGGAAGCCAGCTACGCTGCCCTAAATGTGGAGATCCATGCACACATGTAGAAACGTTTGTAT CATCAACACGATTTGTCAAATGTGAGAAATGCCATCACTTTTTCGTGGTCCTGTCTGAAACTGACTCCAAGAAGGGGCTAAACAAAGAGCCAGAATCTGCTGCGGAGGCAGTGAAACTGGCATTTGCACAGaaacctccacctccccccaagAAG ATATATGCTTACCTCGACAAGTACGTTGTTGGCCAGTCCTATGCAAAAAAGGTGTTAGCAGTTGCAGTGTACAATCACTACAAGCGCATCTACAATAACATCCCTGCTGGAAGTCgacagcaggtggaggtggaaaaacagcctTCTCTAACACCTCGTG AGCTAGAGATGAGAAGACGAGAGGATGAGTACAGATTCACAA AACTGCTGCAGATTGCAGGAATCAGTCCTCATGGAAATGCTCTTGGAGCATCCATGCAGCAGCAGGCGAGCCAGCAGGCACCTCAGGAGAAGAGGGGTGGGGAGGTGCTGGActccacacacactgaaattaAACTGGAGAAGAGTAACATCATACTTCTAGGCCCAACTGGCTCAG GAAAAACATTGTTGGCTCAGACACTGGCACGTTGTTTGGATGTTCCCTTTGCAATTTGCGATTGCACCACACTAACTCAAGCTGGATACGTGGGAGAAGACATCGAATCAGTTATTGCCAAACTGCTGCAAGATGCCAACTACTCAGTGGAGAAAGCACAGCAAG GTATTGTGTTTCTGGATGAGGTTGATAAGATTGGCAGTGTGCCTGGGATCCATCAGCTGAGAGATGTAGGAGGAGAGGGAGTCCAGCAG GGGTTGCTTAAACTCTTGGAAGGCACGATCGTCAATGTTCCTGAGAAAAACTCCAGGAAGCTGAGAGGAGAAACGGTGCAGGTCGACACAACAAACATCCTGTTTGTTGCATCTGGTGCCTTCAATGGGCTTGACAGAATCATCAGcagaagaaagaatgaaaag TATCTGGGTTTTGGAACTCCCTCCAACCTGGGGAAAGGCCGCCGTGCTGCAGCCGCCGCAGACTTGGCCAACACCAGTGGTGAGACGGACACAGTTGCAGAGATAGAGGAAAAGGACAGACTGCTCAAGCTCGTTGAGGCAAGAGACCTGATTGAGTTTGGAATGATCCCAGAGTTTGTTGGCCGTCTGCCGGTGGTCGTTCCTCTGCACAGCCTGGATGAAGAGACGCTAGTCCGAATCTTGACCGAACCACGCAACGCTGTGGTGCCCCAGTACCAGGCTCTGTTCAGCATGGACAAA tgtgaacTCAATGTGAATCAAGATGCCTTGAGAGCCATAGCCAGGATGGCTCTGGAGAGAAAAACTGGAGCTCGTGGGCTCAGATCCATCATG gaAAAGCTGCTTCTAGAGCCCATGTTTGAAGTGCCGCACTCTGACATCATGGCTGTCGAGCTGGACAAAGATGTTGTTCAAGGAAAATCCCAACCCAGATATATCAG AGCTCCAGCCAAGGAGACTGCAGAGGAGGAATACGACTCGGGCATTGAGGAGGAGAACTGGCCTCGGCAGGCGGACGCCGCTAACAACTGA
- the clpxb gene encoding ATP-dependent Clp protease ATP-binding subunit clpX-like, mitochondrial isoform X2, giving the protein MSCPCTSAARLFLNTAHRGLSCSRIQLFSLSRQGSRETHLPPRVRVRSFSETAVCFASKDGTTKDGGSDGGKKSISEGKRLSGSGGSGKGGSQLRCPKCGDPCTHVETFVSSTRFVKCEKCHHFFVVLSETDSKKGLNKEPESAAEAVKLAFAQKPPPPPKKIYAYLDKYVVGQSYAKKVLAVAVYNHYKRIYNNIPAGSRQQVEVEKQPSLTPRELLQIAGISPHGNALGASMQQQASQQAPQEKRGGEVLDSTHTEIKLEKSNIILLGPTGSGKTLLAQTLARCLDVPFAICDCTTLTQAGYVGEDIESVIAKLLQDANYSVEKAQQGIVFLDEVDKIGSVPGIHQLRDVGGEGVQQGLLKLLEGTIVNVPEKNSRKLRGETVQVDTTNILFVASGAFNGLDRIISRRKNEKYLGFGTPSNLGKGRRAAAAADLANTSGETDTVAEIEEKDRLLKLVEARDLIEFGMIPEFVGRLPVVVPLHSLDEETLVRILTEPRNAVVPQYQALFSMDKCELNVNQDALRAIARMALERKTGARGLRSIMEKLLLEPMFEVPHSDIMAVELDKDVVQGKSQPRYIRAPAKETAEEEYDSGIEEENWPRQADAANN; this is encoded by the exons ATGTCCTGTCCATGCACTTCGGCTGCCAGGTTGTTCCTAAACACTGCCCACAGag GATTGTCCTGCTCCCGGATCCAGTTGTTCTCTCTGAGTCGTCAGGGGTCTAGGGAAACTCATCTACCTCCCCGGGTACGGGTGAGGTCGTTTTCAGAGACTGCTGTCTGTTTTGCCTCTAAAGATGGAACAACAAAGGACGGTGGAAGTGATGGTGGAAAG AAAAGCATCAGTGAGGGGAAGAGACTATCTGGCTCTGGAGGATCAGGCAAGGGGGGAAGCCAGCTACGCTGCCCTAAATGTGGAGATCCATGCACACATGTAGAAACGTTTGTAT CATCAACACGATTTGTCAAATGTGAGAAATGCCATCACTTTTTCGTGGTCCTGTCTGAAACTGACTCCAAGAAGGGGCTAAACAAAGAGCCAGAATCTGCTGCGGAGGCAGTGAAACTGGCATTTGCACAGaaacctccacctccccccaagAAG ATATATGCTTACCTCGACAAGTACGTTGTTGGCCAGTCCTATGCAAAAAAGGTGTTAGCAGTTGCAGTGTACAATCACTACAAGCGCATCTACAATAACATCCCTGCTGGAAGTCgacagcaggtggaggtggaaaaacagcctTCTCTAACACCTCGTG AACTGCTGCAGATTGCAGGAATCAGTCCTCATGGAAATGCTCTTGGAGCATCCATGCAGCAGCAGGCGAGCCAGCAGGCACCTCAGGAGAAGAGGGGTGGGGAGGTGCTGGActccacacacactgaaattaAACTGGAGAAGAGTAACATCATACTTCTAGGCCCAACTGGCTCAG GAAAAACATTGTTGGCTCAGACACTGGCACGTTGTTTGGATGTTCCCTTTGCAATTTGCGATTGCACCACACTAACTCAAGCTGGATACGTGGGAGAAGACATCGAATCAGTTATTGCCAAACTGCTGCAAGATGCCAACTACTCAGTGGAGAAAGCACAGCAAG GTATTGTGTTTCTGGATGAGGTTGATAAGATTGGCAGTGTGCCTGGGATCCATCAGCTGAGAGATGTAGGAGGAGAGGGAGTCCAGCAG GGGTTGCTTAAACTCTTGGAAGGCACGATCGTCAATGTTCCTGAGAAAAACTCCAGGAAGCTGAGAGGAGAAACGGTGCAGGTCGACACAACAAACATCCTGTTTGTTGCATCTGGTGCCTTCAATGGGCTTGACAGAATCATCAGcagaagaaagaatgaaaag TATCTGGGTTTTGGAACTCCCTCCAACCTGGGGAAAGGCCGCCGTGCTGCAGCCGCCGCAGACTTGGCCAACACCAGTGGTGAGACGGACACAGTTGCAGAGATAGAGGAAAAGGACAGACTGCTCAAGCTCGTTGAGGCAAGAGACCTGATTGAGTTTGGAATGATCCCAGAGTTTGTTGGCCGTCTGCCGGTGGTCGTTCCTCTGCACAGCCTGGATGAAGAGACGCTAGTCCGAATCTTGACCGAACCACGCAACGCTGTGGTGCCCCAGTACCAGGCTCTGTTCAGCATGGACAAA tgtgaacTCAATGTGAATCAAGATGCCTTGAGAGCCATAGCCAGGATGGCTCTGGAGAGAAAAACTGGAGCTCGTGGGCTCAGATCCATCATG gaAAAGCTGCTTCTAGAGCCCATGTTTGAAGTGCCGCACTCTGACATCATGGCTGTCGAGCTGGACAAAGATGTTGTTCAAGGAAAATCCCAACCCAGATATATCAG AGCTCCAGCCAAGGAGACTGCAGAGGAGGAATACGACTCGGGCATTGAGGAGGAGAACTGGCCTCGGCAGGCGGACGCCGCTAACAACTGA